From the Xylella fastidiosa genome, the window AAGCACTCGCTCCGGATGGCGTTGCAGCGCTTGTCCGAGGCTCTCACTCTTAAGATTGCCTACATATCCGGTGAAGCGGTGGTAGTACTTATCAGTGAGTTTTTTGCCTGTAACAACGACCTTCTCGGCATTAATCACGACAAGATAATCGCCTGTATCAACATGGGGAGTGTAGACAGGTTTCGTTTTGCCGAGTAGGCGGCGCGCCAACTCTGTTGCAAGGCGACCGAGGGTCTTGCCTTCGGCGTCAACAAGATACCAGTCACGCTGTACGGTCTCGTTTTTTGCAGTGAACGTAGTCATTAAGGAATCTTAATATGGTTGTCGGGCTCATTCCACCGGATGCACTCGAAGGAACTCTGCCGCGCGTTGTTAAAATTATTTGTTGTAATACAACAAAAGCTGTTGG encodes:
- the rplM gene encoding 50S ribosomal protein L13; this encodes MTTFTAKNETVQRDWYLVDAEGKTLGRLATELARRLLGKTKPVYTPHVDTGDYLVVINAEKVVVTGKKLTDKYYHRFTGYVGNLKSESLGQALQRHPERVLEIAVKGMLPKGPLGRAMYRKLKVYTGSKHPHTAQQPQVLDI